AAGCCCAAAGAGAAGCTGCTCACCTGCAGCAAAATGGGGAGCAAATGGTGAATATATGGCTGCGTCCAGCTGCCTCATAAGCCTCCAGCAAGGACTTCAGAGGATGGAAAGGTTTGTAGCATTTAAGTCTAAAAAGTGGCCTGCACAGGTTAGGACTCAGCTTGATACCAGCAAGGCTCTGCCCAGCCACCCCTTGGGCTGCACAACAAGGTCCAGGTGCCCTTCTCCTACCCCTGATTGTCAGAGGGACGGAATCCCCACCTCTGCCATGACTTGGTGTCACAAAGAAGTGGAAATGGGCAATAACAATAATCACCAGGTTGGTAATTTAGCCTTTTCCTCCGCTCAGCCTGGAAGGGGTTGGTCCCTGCCGTGTGTTTGCTgaggctggagccagcccagttgtgctgcagcagccaaaacaTTTTTTGGGCAGGTAAGGGACTGAGGTATCGAGGCTGTGGTCGCAAGCAGTGACgtctgaaagcagaaaaggcaaacAGGGAGTGCTGTGAGTGGCAGAACTGAGCGtggctggctgcagctgacGGGTTTGATAACTAAATTACATGAGAGGCTGCGTCGTGAGATCACCCTTAATAGACAGCTGAGGATTCGCCTGTCAGTCACGGTTTCTCTGCCACTCTCTGGATTTTAAGATGTCTGGCAAGCTGCAAACTGAAATGCTTCCCCAGATGTAGGACAACCCATAGCATTGCTCTCCTGCAGGAACTCTCTAGCTGGCTAGGGATGCTGGTAGCATCTTTCCTCTCTTGCTAGAGAAATGTataaaagtgtgattttttttttgattttttttttttccactccagTGTAAAATTTGGCTGTAACTAGTTGTGTATTCAAAATTCACTGGGGGAACTAAAACCCAGATATATCTACACACATTCCTCTCCTAAGCCTCATCTCCTTAGGGAAACATACTAAAATTTAGGCTTATTCTTATCTGGAGAGGTGTTGGGCAAATGGTCTGCCTGAACACAAATCCTTGCACAGCCTCAGCTGGAAATAGAGCTTGGATCTGCCAATTCCCCATCAAATTCCCATCACTGCCACttggggtgggagcagagccctaACATATGTTTGTGAAtgtgaaaaactggaaaaacattGACAGCTAGAGTTTAAATAGTTCAGGGAGGAGAGTCAGCAGTCCTATCTGGGACTGTGCACACAGCGAGGAGAGCATGTCACAGCCCAGCGCTTCTCCACCCCAACTCCACAAATTTAGAACCATCCTCAAAAATAGCCAGGGAACAAGGTATAATTGGTTTCACAGACAACACATTCTCATGCTGTGATTTATTTCGTAATGTCTAGTGAGTGTCATCACGCTGCACTCAGAGCCTCGGTGCTGGCATTCAGAGAGGGCCCTGAGAATGAAAATTACCAGCTTCCCCAGTGAATCACCGCTTTGAAAATTCACCCTTGTGAGAATCCTGTGactatttagaaaaaaaaaaaaaataaaataattatgttaCAAGCACGTCTATCACTCATATAATTATCCCTTTCTAGGTTTGATGTGGACAGGACAGCATTCCTTAAAGCACCATAAACCGGCCAGGACCAATAATGGCTTTAGAAACCAAGTGGAGAAGTTCTCACAATTAAGGTGGGGAATGAGGACAGCTATGACAGGcacataaatacacagaaaggcagctctgtgtgcacacTGTGAGCTCAGGGACTGAGACAACACCTCCTGCTCCGATCTGGCTTGGACTAAAGAGCTCCCTGCAGCATGAGGGCTACAGGTGCCTTAGTGCttctcagcctgctgctgctctctttcTTCTCGGGTAAGTGATCTTTCCCCTAGCCTAGAAAcgaaaaacaaacaccaaaatctCTCCTGACAACAAATTTTGGAGAGTCTTGATCACCAGCTGACAGGCTTGAAGATGAAGCTGAGCAAGTAGAAAATATCTGCAGGATTTGCTCACTCATGTGACAAATTTCCACTCCTTGTGTTCCTCTGCAGTGGATAAAGTAGTGGAGGTGTCACTGGGAGACAGAGCGAGCAAATTCTGAGCATTTCTTCAGCAAATATACCAAAGCAGAGTGTAATTATGAATTTTTGGTACAAATGTTCACTGGAGAGTTTTGCTGAACCATTTAGAGAAGAAACTCGCTCACCTCCAGGTCATCTGCTCTTGTTTTGATCCTAAGCATCTTGGTGTTTGGTGTTTTCCTTGGAGATGTGGAGACGTAATTAGATGAAAGTTTCAGCTTTCGTTGATGTTGCAgagaaaagcttgaaaattaaattcaaatgtCCTCAAGGAGCCAGAACAAAGAGGGCAAATTAAAAGGATCCAGCAACTATTTATCTGGAGATTTACACATCTCTGTGATGATGTGGGGAAGCTGAGTGATGATTTTTGAACCTATAAATCATGTCAGTGTTATCACTTGCTTGAGTCCAGCTGACCTAACTCTGCAAGGTGTGTGGCAACAGTTATTGAAGAATATGTGGAACAAGAATTATTTAtacttgtttttctgtgaataatttGAATAAAGAAGTCACTTGAGAAAATGGCAAGCTGTGTATGGAGAAGAGGTGAATTGCTTTGTACACATTATTCATTATGAAATATTCATCTGTCTCTAATTGAGTCTTAATTGGGACTGGGTTCCATCAGAAGGCTGATGTTTCCTTCCAAGGCCGGGCAGAATAGCAGCAAACCCTGTGATCTCCTGTAAAATAAACAGATGTCAAGAGGCATCATCACAAATTCTTCTGTAGCTGCatgtaatatttataaaaactaTTTAATGAGCTGTTTTGTAAATAATATGCAGATAGCCATATCAGTGCCTTCAGCATTAAGGCAGCCTAGCCAAACCTGAGGAGAGGGTAAATGTGCcagcaccaggaaaaaaacactgaaggacAACAGAAATAGCAAGATAAGTAGGAAGGGTTGGTGGGTGAGGGTTGAGCTGACTGAGGGTTGGGTGGGATTTCCACTGGGGAGGGATGAGTGTAGGACAGGGTCCTTCCACCTCCtgcccagagccacagctggcagtgaccctgctgagcagcaggtACAGcctccccagtgctgggcaTTTGTCCCACTCTGCTGTGACCCAGATTCTGCAGATCTGCATTCAACCCACCCTGGAGTGGTTCCCCCTTAGGGACACGAGAGGGTCGCCCCGTTTCACAGCTCTGACTCAACCTGCACGCCTGCCTGCCAGCTTTGCTGGGAGGAAACAGAAAGAGCATGGACTGATTAGTTCCATGCCCAGAGCCTGTGATACAGAGGGGATTtttgtgctggcactgcctgttCTGCTCTCTGTCACCCCATGACGTCTCCTTGTATCtcagctgggctgagcctgTCCTGGGAGggtgcctgggctgtgctgagcatgGCTTGAACCCAACCACGGGTCCTCCCTCTCCACggtcccctcctgccagcagcaccagccacgTGCTTTGTTCAGAGGTGCAGGAGCCTAAAAGCCTTAAAAACCAGCATGGGTTTAAAATCTCTGGGAGCACGGTTCCACATCCGATACGGCAGCTTGCTTCCCCGGGAGTGGCTGCCTTCCAGGAGATTGGGTTATGTGTCTGAGGTGTAGCTAGCAGCTGAATGAATGATTACATGGTATTTTAGtagcatttttcaaaataggaaaatacTGAGAAGCAATTCAGATAATGTAtttccttccccctcttccCCCGTGAGTGATGACGGAGTAGGAAAAACCTGGAGTATGTTTCACTGTGGTTTGCATAAAAGGTTTGAGAATTCAGCTCAGACTTTATCAGAAAGTAATGCTGACGTGTAAAACCTgtctggtttttatttgttttttatttattttgtttctttgtttgtttgttttttcctttcagttccAGATGTAGCAGGTCAAGAGATCGAAGAGGTtagtgctgctgtttctgcttgCTGAATCTGCATTTaatagaaccatggaatcattactgttggaaaagacctccaagatcatcgaaTCCAACCTCTGACTGATCACCACTTTGTCAACTAAACCatagcactgagtgccacatccagtcatgGCGTTTCCCTTTGGAGGAATGTTTTTATAACCAAAATCTTGGTGCTGGGTAAACAGTTTTTAATGTCTGCTGGGAGCAGGTGGGTCCTTCCAAGgattcccagtgctggggaattCACTGCTGCCTGGGGGATGCTGTGTGGCCACGTGAGCAGGTAGAGCAGGGAAATAAATGGTTGATTTAGCAAATGTTTATGTGCTGCGCCACTTTTGACTTGGCTTCACTATCCAATCTTCTCATGAAGCAAATGGATTATTAAGTGTTGTAGTCACCTGAATTTAGACCATCCCTGGGACTTGTAGAGAGACAAAATACCTGTACACTTCcagtacatattttttaattgctggcATGATTTTTAATTCCTATGGGAATTTCCCTATggttttcccctccttcccctgggaaagcaggagctctgcaagCACCAAACTGAGCGCAGGGTTTCGCAAGACACCTGAAATCATGCGGCAGGGAGGTAGCTCGGCTCCGAGTGCCTGACAGAGCATCAGTGCTGACTCTTCTCCTGCATGCCTAGGCTAATCCACTCCTGTTGTTGGGAGATCAAGACTTCTCCCAGGTGACTACAATTTCCCTCCTCAAACGTGGGGCCAAAATTCCCCTGAAATGCGGCTTCTGCTCATTCCTGAGAGGgctttttctgtcagaaaacagGCAGTGTCAGCACTTGTCAGAAAAAGCATTACATGAATGACCTCGGGTCCAATTTAGAAAGTGAAACAAAGAGTGTGGGAGTCctgaagggttttgttttttgttattccCTGTGCAGATTTGTAGAGAGTTCATAAACAGAAGCGTGTACTGCACGAGGGAGTCCAACCCTCACTGCGGCACGGATGGAGTCACGTATGGGAACAAGTGTGCCTTCTGCAAGGCAGTGCTGTAAGTGACACTGGGGGGGTGAAACAGCAGGGTTTGCCTTCATTTCCATGGATCTAATGATGTTCTTCATGGAGGGAAGTCTGTCTatccaggctgctcctggtgtATGGACCAGCCTCTGAACCGTGCCAAGCGGAATGTTTCCTccttggagcagagctgtgtgactatgagttaattttaattcatttctgGGCGTTGCAGGCTGCTGGTTGCCATGCTGAGAGGCAGCTCAGGGCCTGGGAAACAAGTGCATCCTGCCTGTACCTTCCACAAGCACTAAATTGATGCACAATTCCCACTGTgtgccacaggctgcagctctcactGCCCACACTCCTGGGTACTGAGAAGTGCCTGGAGGAATGTGGGAGCTGAGCCATGCCAAGTTATTCCTGAAAAGTCTGAATGAACTTTGTGGAACAAGACACAAGATCTCAGAGGAAGAACAGGAtgtctctccttttcctcagctctgccaccTTTTAAGGGAGATGCAATAGGAGCCGTCCCTGATGGATGGAATGTGCTTGCAGAATGTTTTTGCCTTGGCACTCATTACATTTAGTGTTCAGCCAGGGCTGCCTTGTCCTAGAGCAGGTGAGAGAAGggtgaggagaggaggaaatggCCTGGTGTTCCCTGTGAGGTACCAGGGACATCCACTGCCATGAGTCAGGCCTGTTGGCATGGATGAGCCCCGTCCCACACTGCTGCATCTGTCATCTGCTGCTTGCTCTGAGtctctcttccctccttttACAGGAGAAGTGGAGGGAAAATAAGGTTGAAGCACCTGGGGAAATGCTGAGTCCTCCCTGGACCGAGCCGCAGGAGCTGAGCCGCCATCGGTGCGGACACGGGATCAGCCTGTCctcctctgctgtctctgctcaATAAAATCAAACTCAGCACGATTCCTTGGctggattctttttttccataagaCCCAGAAAAAGGCTTTGATCCAGCCGTGCTGGAGCCTGATGCGTGGCTTTGCTCTCCTGTGCTGTTGCATCACCCTCCTCCCGGGAATACAGGCGATTCCCACGGCTCCCCTGTGTCCTCCTGCCCCcaccagccacagctcctctgtccCATCCTGCCTGGCACATTGGCACATGCTGGGCAGCCAAAACCTGCTCGTGGgctgctgcccatcccaggGGGTGGGTGAGAGCAGGAGCCTCGGTTCCAGCCTCCAGAGCCGTGTTCCTTCTCGCAGGGGTTATTGTGGGAGGGTGACGGGAGAGCTGATGAGCAGCGTGACTGCATATGCCTCATCTCCTTTGGAAAGCAGAGACAAGCAAGCTGAGGGTAGGGAACATTGCTCCATTTAAGCCTGCACCCAGAAGATGGCAGGTGGAGGCTGGTTTTAGGCAGAAGCTGTAAGGTTCTTCTTCCCAAATCggtctttttccttcttttctcttagAGAACGCTTTGTCTTGGAAACTGTGAACTCACAAGCATTAGTTTCCTGCTGCCAAGTGTCTTCTCATgctaataaaattatatttagaagAGCGACAGATTGTATAAATtgtcaataatttaaaaaaaaatacattccctGGAGCAGAAGAGCTGTGGGCTTACTCTCCCCTTCTCTAGGATAAATTCTCTCTGAATCATATGCAGACCTTGATTTTCTAGGCACAcatgtttgcatttatttacaatttttaataCACATAGGCTTCATTCCTTTCTTCGCTTTTCACACTGCTGCCCTCTCTCTTCTTCACTCTGGCTGACAAACCCTTCTTTGTGCAAACAcgagaaaagtaattttacagTCTCTCCCCTTTCACTGGGCAAAACTCTCACAGGGAAATATTTGTGGCATCCTCTTGTTAAAACACTGGCAGTAGATCAAtgggacagcagctccttcatGTTAAACACTTAACTTTCAAAGGGAGATTTACCATCAGCCTCAGGGGTCAACATCTTTTGCAAGCACCTAAATGCTGAGCACCTAAACCTCTGGACCTTGTTTGGACAGAGCTTGAGCGTTTGCCTCTCCTGCCACAATCCCAGCTTTGAACTCAACTGGGGCACAATGCCTAAAAAGAGAGGCCTCAACAAGGTGCTCAGCACACCTAATACCAGCTACTCCTCTGGTAATCCACATAACCCAATTCTGGCAGATCCTTTGTCATTTGGTAACTTCCAGGCAGGCAGCCAGTGGCTGAGCTGCCCAGACAGAGctttgtgctggagctggtttGGAGCTTCTCTCGGACCAGCTGCCTTTGATCCTGACGTTTTTCCCATCCCAGCAAGGGTTCTTGCAAAATCTGCCACCTCTTCTTTGAAGGAGAACAACCCTCTCTGTGGCTGTACAGCCTGGGCCCTTGCTCAGGTTTAAATTCAGATGTTGCTGAACTCGACAGGACATCCAGAGTGTGGGCAGGGTTGAGGGGAGCAAGAGGCACAAGTGGTCATGAAGAACACATTGGGAAAATGCCTCTCCTTATCAAAACTCCAGCTTGGAGGAGGATGACCTCCACGACTTCTCCTACCCTAGTTACCCTCTGATGATCCTGTGACATTGTGTAGCACTGGACCAGCTCCATGTTCAAAGGACAGGAGCAAAAAACCCCCATTTTTAAGatggaaaatgacattttaatgaGAGAAGGGCAATGGGGCATCTTTAAGCTTGACATGCCCTCAGTGACTCCAATATTGTTATAGCGTATTGCCATATCTAATCATTTAAATCTGGAGGCTGAGATAACAAGGACAGATCACAGGAGAACAGAAATTGCAGAGGTTCACTGTTTAATAACATGtactttgttttttcagagaaaatagcAAATAGAACACCTCCATATTTCACAGACTCAACTACCATCTCCTccacctgtgccagggaagaGGAGAGTGGGAGTGATCTGGTTTGAGGAAATGGCTTCTCTCACTTGGGGACACTTCCCAAAATGTTGTCCCCAGGAGAGGCCAAGAGAGGCAGCAAAAGCCACTTCTGTTGTGATCCATCCTTCCAGCTGAACAGGCACATGGCTCCAGTTAACTGGGATGGAACTGGGATGCTTTGCTGGTGCCAGGTGTGTTCTCTCTTGGTTTTGGAAATCTGGATTCACCTTCCCAGTGGAGCTGATGGatccctgggacagggcagcagTGGCCACAGGGCGACCAACCTGAGCTCCCCTCTGTGTCTGGCTGCCTCCCCAGAAACACACcccaaaacagaaatcaaaccTTCAGACACTGTTTCTCcttgattttcttcctgcacCTTTTAagttgtgtttggtttgggttgttctgtggagttgtttttttgttgttggggtttttttgacagcTTTGAAAGGTAAGTGAGTCATGATCCATTTGAGATCTCTCTTAGATAACATGAGCATCTTCACAGCTCTTTCTGTCCCTGGGGGAGAAGGGGcagaggcagggatgggagccACCCCTTGCAGTGGAATGAGGGCCAGCTTCTCCCTACATCTCCCTCAGTCCCCTCAGCAGTTAAAATACAATCAGAATTAAATCTGTGCATGGTCTCACTGCAAGGAAGCCACTGGTCCCAGCTGAGCACCTTCCTGTGCCCGGGCCATGCCCATGGCAAAGGGAAGGATGTTATTTCCCTCTCAGCTTCACTCTGCTGGTGATGCAGCCCATCCTTTATGGTGTCCAGGCTCTTGGCCCATTTAACTTGTGAGCTCaactgcttcctcctcctcctcctccagcacaggcacGTGTCACTCTCATAACTCAGTTGAATCCTTTGCCCTACTTTTTTCCCTTGACATTCACAGTGTTTGACAAGGCTTTTCAAGCTGCCATGGGATGATCCAAGGGTGGTGGTGCTGACTGAAGGGCTCCCAAAACCCTGCTGGGGAGGAAGCTCTGGACTTGGTGATCATTCCGGTTCACCCTCTTTTCCCAAAGAGAAGCAGGCTGGATCAGCTTGGAAGGGACTTTGGTCCAACCCCTCATCATGGCAGGGTTAGTGCTCAGATCTTATCAGCTTGCTCAGGGCTTTGCCCAATTTAGCACTGAGAGCCCACAAAGGTGGATGTGCAATCTCCTTGGGCTGTCTCTCACTAtggtaaagaattttttccttgtgtatCCAATtccaacataattttttttcaactgtcTCATCTCCAAACCACGTACCACCATGAAGAGTCTGAATGCACCTGCTCAGGAACCTGCTTTTTTACAGGTCTTTGCTGTTATATCCCCCTGAAATCTTCTCCCCAGGCTGAGTGACCccacctccctctgcctcccctcaCCAAGCAAATGCTCCAGCCCCCAAACCTCTTGGTGGTTTTTCACTTCAGCTTTCCAATGCCTTTCCAATTTTGGGGCAGGGCCCAAAACTGAGTAGTGGAAAGGCTTCTgagccatggggacagggagaaggaTAGTTCAGGGGGCAGGTGGGAGAGCTATAGGAGCTTTCAGGGCACTGAAAAGATGTAGATGGTGACAtttgcagggagcagcaggaggatgtcAGAGTGTATTGGGTTCTTTATGGATTAAAGAACAGCTGAACCTGCCCTGGGGTGAAAGGGCTGCCAGATGTTGGGAATCAGCCAACAGTTCCCTCCTCTCTATCACAGCTGAAGGGCTCAAATAGGAGCCCAGGGGAGGGATTTGTCTGTTTTCATGGACTACAGAGCAAAGAGAAGGAGTTTGCTTAGAGGTGTGACtgttggtgtttgttttttgggagcTGGTGGGGGTTCTGTGGGTAGGctgtttgtgggttttttcccctgaaataaACAGTGTAGTTTAGGACCTTCttacaggagcagctgaagtaATTTTGTGTGGTGTAGGTGCCCTATAAAGCAGCTCTAAAAACACTGGGGAAGGCTTAGGAAATGCAGATGACAAGGATTACCCcaacagagaaaggaagaatgGGGGAGGAATAAGATTTACCCCTATAGAAATGCAGGTGTCACAGGAAGAGCTGCTTGTCCCAAACCCCGAAATGAGGTGGTGCTTCAAGGCACCTCTTTGGCTTTGTCACTCATGAGCAATGAGGGACAATGGCTTCAAGAAGAAGGACAGGATTCTGGAGACAGCAGGGCTTTGGCAGAGCTTCAATCAGGAATTGAAGGATAAGGTCAAAACAGAGCttctgctggggcagagggatgCCCTTCACCCTTTGAAGCTAAAATTGTTCAGTTAATTGTGAATGAACAGAAGTGTTGCTATTGTGGCAGGGTCCAGCTCTGACACTTCTGGCCTTGCCAAGGAATGTTGTGCCTTTCTTTGGCAGGGTGATTTTGGGGAGTCACCTCTGGCACCACTGCCTGGGAGCCGATGTAAACACATCCTCCGTTTCTAGACATGCCCTAAATCCTTTTGCACAGCTACACCAGGCCAGCGGGGGCTCGGATTTTTATGGGGATGACCCATAGGAAGGagccaggagaggctgcagaaggTCACCTGCAGCCTTCCCCAGCCCGCAGGATGCTCCGTTCCCTGGCATTGGGCTCCCTCTGGTGACAGCCgggagctgggagagagctctgctcctgctggagagACTCGTTTGGGGAAGGAACCCCAAAGCCCTCTACTCCTGCCCACCTTTGGGAGAAGGGCAGCTctgaaaaattgagaaaaacGCAATTTTAGTGGTCCTGCTCGGGCAGGATCCATCACCTCCCATCAATAATCTCAGGCACCGGGCGCAGTCTCCTTCACGTAAGGGGTAAAAGGTGATGACTTTCTTGGCCTGAGAGTACTCAGTCCCCTCTCTTCCCACAGGGCATGGCTCACCTCTCCCGCACACCCTGGAGGAAGAATTCTGGggacagaaaaatgcagctgggGTGAGTTGGCTTTGTATCTCCATGATTTGGGGAATGCTTTTTTGGTTACTGTGCCAGGTGCAAGCATTGAGATTTAGCATCAGTGCTGGGGCTCTGAGCATGGCACGTTTGCTGCACTTTTCACTGAATTCCTCTGAGGCTTGGGCTGTGTCTCTGTGAAGGATTTCACCCCTGAGAGAGGAGGCACAGCCAGTGCCAGCTCCTGTATCCAGCAGCTgggggacagcacagccacagcatccTTGTGACCCCTGCACCCCAATAGGGTCCCAGAGgagcttctgctgctgagggtgtgctgctgtttgctgtccTGTCTCGCTGGCATTTCCAGGTCCTGCTAATCCCTGGGAATGGTCCAGGCCTGGAGTGGGCAGGGTGCAGTACTGCCAATGGACACTGGATGCTGCCACAGAccagctgcttttattttattttacttgtctCTTTAGTTCTGGCATCAGGCTCTGATCCAtgaaatgatattttttctattttttttttcctggtaaagccccagctcctgggctgtggtGACTGGGTGAGGCCTAAGCATCTACCTCCTGAAATagatatatatttgtatatgttTTCATATAGTTTAAGCCTTTCTAAGTTGAGGTCAAATCACAATTTAAGAAGTAGGCTGAAAAAACTCggagacagaaaagcaaacttGCCTGAAAAATCAGCATGGAGTTGTATAGGAGGGAGCAAACAATTCCAGTGGCCTAAACCCCCGGCCCTGTTTTGTTTGCAGCTCTGATCAGCCCTGAGGCACGTCCTGCAAATGCTGCCCTGGTCGTTCCAGGAGTCTGGCAGATGTCAGATACCAAGAGCTCTGTGATCCTCCTTGCTGAGCTCAGATAACATCCCTTATTTCTGCTATCACAGCTCCCCCAGTTGTGCCAGGGTGTGCTGGTCAAACACCCAGCTTTGAGCAGTCaaacctcagctctgctgctggggcaggagggaggacaAGGTGTAATTAGAGATGAGCCTTCAGCCCTGTCCTTGGCCAGTGGACAGGCCTTGGTTGACGGTGCTTTGTTCATGAGAATGGAGTGAAAAGCACTTGAGCttcttggctgtgctgtggctttGGTGCCTGGTGGATGCTGGCACAGTGATGGAAATATGAGAAATATGATAAATAAGAGAGCTGCACTTTCCCTGTGGGGATTTAAATGAGAGAATGTGCGGTTTAGGGGCTGCTATGGGGTCAGTGGGAGGATATCTGGGGTAAAGGAGCAGCCTCGTGGTAAAGCTGTGCCAGCAAACAGGAATTGGCCTTTTGGGGCAGTGGGAGGCTCTTTCTGCCCTCAGGGGCAGTGCTGACCCCAAAGGGGTTCCttgaattttctgtgttgtggCTATGCCAAGGTGAGTGGACTCAGCACTGAGCCTGGGAATC
The Parus major isolate Abel chromosome 13, Parus_major1.1, whole genome shotgun sequence DNA segment above includes these coding regions:
- the LOC107210587 gene encoding serine protease inhibitor Kazal-type 6-like, producing the protein MRATGALVLLSLLLLSFFSVPDVAGQEIEEICREFINRSVYCTRESNPHCGTDGVTYGNKCAFCKAVLRSGGKIRLKHLGKC